One Halolamina litorea genomic window carries:
- a CDS encoding DNA-directed RNA polymerase: MYKRVRLKDTVEVPPRNLADVTEARVRALLQDKLEGRMDEDVGSVVSVVEVHEIGDGAVLPNRPGVYYEAEFDAITYDPDMQEVVDGTVVEVVEFGAFVGIGPIDGLLHVSQISNEYLAYDGENQQLASGESNKTLGVDDAVRVRIVTKSIDERNPRDSKIGLTAKQPGLGKHQWLAEEYEERTEEGV; this comes from the coding sequence ATGTACAAACGGGTACGACTCAAGGACACGGTCGAGGTCCCGCCGCGGAACCTGGCCGACGTGACGGAAGCGCGGGTGCGAGCCCTGCTACAGGACAAGCTGGAGGGACGGATGGACGAGGACGTGGGGAGCGTCGTGAGCGTCGTCGAGGTCCACGAGATCGGCGACGGCGCCGTGCTCCCGAACCGACCGGGCGTCTACTACGAGGCCGAGTTCGACGCCATCACTTACGACCCGGACATGCAGGAGGTCGTCGACGGCACGGTCGTCGAAGTGGTCGAGTTCGGGGCGTTCGTCGGGATCGGCCCGATCGACGGGCTGCTCCACGTCTCCCAGATCTCCAACGAGTACCTCGCCTACGACGGCGAGAACCAACAGCTCGCATCGGGCGAGTCGAACAAGACCCTCGGCGTCGACGACGCCGTCAGGGTGCGCATCGTCACGAAGAGCATCGACGAGCGCAACCCCCGGGACTCCAAGATCGGACTCACGGCCAAGCAGCCCGGACTGGGCAAGCACCAGTGGCTCGCCGAGGAGTACGAGGAGCGAACCGAGGAGGGCGTCTAG
- the spt4 gene encoding transcription elongation factor subunit Spt4: MAKPRLACRECHYVNEPDSQSCDYCGSSSLTEDWAGYVIITHPEQSQVADEMEVTEPGSYALKVR, encoded by the coding sequence ATGGCCAAGCCGCGACTGGCGTGTCGGGAGTGCCACTACGTCAACGAGCCCGACAGCCAGAGCTGTGACTACTGTGGCTCCTCCAGCCTCACCGAGGACTGGGCGGGCTACGTGATCATCACCCACCCCGAGCAGAGCCAGGTGGCCGACGAGATGGAAGTCACCGAACCCGGCAGCTACGCGCTGAAGGTCCGGTAA
- a CDS encoding GTP-dependent dephospho-CoA kinase family protein, translating into MLTLPPELREAFKEPFGPLFTDVEQLLSEAETPIIAVGDMVTYHLRQAGHEPHVAVVDGLTERDAIPDEVRAGLEGAGDRQVELVNEPAALSRDLLVALRDAVDAEERTLLVVEGEEDLATLPAVLVAPLGSSVVYGQPGEGMVLIRVTEAARAEMRDLLVRFDGDADAALATLGV; encoded by the coding sequence GTGCTGACGCTCCCCCCGGAGCTCCGCGAGGCGTTCAAGGAGCCGTTCGGCCCGCTGTTTACCGACGTCGAGCAACTGCTCTCGGAAGCGGAGACGCCCATCATCGCCGTCGGCGACATGGTCACCTACCACCTCCGACAGGCCGGTCACGAGCCACACGTCGCCGTCGTCGACGGGCTGACCGAGCGCGACGCGATTCCCGACGAGGTGCGTGCCGGACTCGAAGGGGCCGGTGACCGGCAGGTCGAACTGGTCAACGAGCCCGCAGCGCTCTCGCGTGACCTGCTGGTGGCGCTCCGCGACGCCGTCGACGCCGAGGAGCGCACGCTGCTGGTCGTCGAGGGCGAGGAGGACCTCGCCACGCTCCCGGCCGTGCTGGTGGCGCCGCTGGGTTCGAGCGTGGTCTACGGCCAACCCGGCGAGGGGATGGTGCTGATCCGCGTCACCGAGGCTGCCCGCGCCGAGATGCGGGACCTGTTGGTCCGGTTCGACGGCGACGCCGACGCGGCGTTGGCGACGCTGGGCGTGTAA
- a CDS encoding 30S ribosomal protein S24e, which yields MEIEIIAEEENPMLHRTDVRFELTHEEATPSRLQVRDSLAATLDKGSDEVVIRKLDTKFGMRKTVGDAKVYESADDARDVEQDHMLERNKIEADADAEEAAADGE from the coding sequence ATGGAGATCGAAATCATCGCCGAGGAGGAGAACCCGATGTTGCACCGTACCGACGTTCGCTTCGAGCTGACCCACGAGGAAGCCACGCCCTCGCGCCTGCAGGTCCGCGACAGCCTCGCGGCGACGCTGGACAAGGGGTCCGATGAGGTCGTGATCCGTAAGCTCGACACGAAGTTCGGGATGCGAAAGACCGTCGGCGACGCGAAGGTGTACGAGTCGGCCGACGACGCCCGCGACGTCGAGCAGGACCACATGCTCGAGCGAAACAAGATCGAGGCCGACGCGGACGCCGAAGAAGCGGCTGCGGACGGCGAGTAA